In Microbulbifer salipaludis, a genomic segment contains:
- a CDS encoding marine proteobacterial sortase target protein — protein sequence MNRPFFHPPRIPRELLILPSDEYYRRRYRKKHPGSWLLFLVTVIAVLVAAAGARAQDVPPVAEEPFDSVGLSESGSGDLLFKSGESGRYIPAIHLGTEADIRVRGLVAEVTLAQQFRNTSNHWQEAVYVLPLPENAAVNGLEIVIGERRIVGKVREREEARKVYKKAREAGQRAALLEQQRPNLFTSRVANIAPGESISVEVRYLQNLRFDSGQFSLRLPSTLTPRFMPGSPAASVQTVSLNAHGWSLPTDQVPDADQISPVMMPAAALASLGNSHQMKIRIDLGMGLPLADIYSPYHEVSLRREENQHYRVSLKQGAVPMDRDFVLFWRPQSSAMPSAALFAEQSAIAAEPSAQYLQLLLLPPQEALAARKLPREVVYVVDTSGSMGGNSIRQAKESLLLALSRLTAADRFNIIEFNSSHQNLFPRPLAATPANIQHARHWVEALQATGGTQMAPALTEALSQQLDQQAGALVRQVVFITDGAVGNEAALFEIIRQRLGEARLFTVGIGSAPNSFFMTKAAQYGRGSFVHIGELAQVQSKMGALFEKLESPLVTDLQVQWPVGIKVASYPQRLPDLYRGEPVRLVARVEGSALGNDASGEVVVSGRLAGKRFSRTLSLSQLTVEASGKGIGSLWAREKIAALRDAQRERGPLNDPEAVDPLREQILGLALGYQLTSPYTSFVAVEETPVRPRSETLRSSPVPNAVAHGQVLQSFSYPATATGVYGQMMLAAALLALGGLLRTLRRGPQVAARVLGHWRALRRARAAVERGVRRWLRKVIPDLRRGKRGMP from the coding sequence GTGAACCGTCCTTTTTTCCATCCACCGCGTATTCCGCGCGAACTGCTGATTCTCCCGAGCGACGAGTATTACCGCCGTCGCTATCGCAAAAAACACCCCGGCAGTTGGTTGCTGTTTCTGGTTACGGTAATTGCGGTGTTGGTGGCCGCGGCAGGCGCGCGTGCGCAGGATGTGCCACCGGTTGCTGAGGAACCGTTCGACAGTGTCGGCTTGAGTGAATCGGGCAGTGGCGATCTGTTGTTCAAAAGCGGCGAGTCCGGACGCTATATTCCCGCCATTCACCTGGGTACCGAGGCAGACATTCGCGTGCGCGGCCTGGTTGCCGAAGTCACCCTTGCGCAGCAGTTTCGCAACACCAGCAACCACTGGCAGGAAGCCGTGTATGTGTTGCCGCTGCCGGAGAACGCGGCGGTAAATGGCCTGGAGATCGTGATTGGGGAGCGGCGCATTGTGGGCAAGGTGCGCGAGCGCGAGGAGGCGCGCAAGGTGTACAAAAAAGCGCGCGAGGCAGGCCAGCGTGCGGCGTTGCTGGAACAGCAGCGCCCGAATCTGTTTACCAGTCGCGTTGCCAATATCGCACCGGGTGAATCCATCTCGGTAGAAGTGCGCTATTTGCAGAACCTGCGCTTTGACAGTGGCCAGTTCAGCCTGCGCCTGCCCAGTACCCTCACGCCGCGCTTTATGCCCGGGTCGCCGGCGGCCTCGGTGCAAACGGTTTCGTTAAACGCCCACGGCTGGTCGCTGCCCACGGATCAGGTGCCGGATGCGGATCAGATCTCGCCGGTGATGATGCCCGCGGCAGCGCTGGCCAGCCTTGGCAACAGTCATCAGATGAAAATCCGCATCGACCTGGGTATGGGGTTGCCGCTGGCAGATATTTACAGCCCGTACCACGAGGTGAGCTTGCGCCGTGAGGAAAATCAGCACTATCGGGTCAGCCTGAAGCAGGGTGCGGTGCCGATGGATCGGGATTTTGTTCTTTTCTGGCGACCGCAATCCTCGGCAATGCCGTCCGCCGCCCTGTTTGCCGAGCAGTCGGCGATAGCGGCAGAACCGTCTGCGCAGTACCTGCAGCTTTTACTGTTGCCACCGCAGGAAGCACTTGCTGCGCGCAAGCTGCCCCGCGAGGTGGTGTACGTGGTGGACACGTCCGGATCCATGGGCGGCAACTCCATTCGCCAGGCCAAGGAAAGTCTGCTGCTGGCCCTGTCTCGCCTGACCGCCGCGGACCGTTTCAATATCATCGAGTTCAACAGCAGTCACCAGAATCTATTCCCGCGCCCCCTCGCGGCCACCCCCGCAAATATCCAGCATGCCCGTCACTGGGTCGAGGCACTGCAGGCGACGGGCGGTACCCAGATGGCTCCGGCGTTGACCGAGGCCTTGTCGCAGCAGCTTGACCAGCAGGCTGGCGCCTTGGTGCGGCAGGTGGTGTTTATTACCGATGGTGCGGTGGGTAACGAGGCGGCGCTGTTTGAAATTATCCGTCAGCGGCTTGGTGAAGCCCGTTTGTTTACCGTGGGTATCGGTTCTGCCCCCAACAGCTTCTTTATGACCAAGGCTGCACAGTATGGACGCGGCAGCTTTGTGCACATCGGTGAACTGGCCCAGGTGCAATCGAAAATGGGCGCGCTGTTTGAAAAGCTGGAGAGCCCGCTGGTAACCGACCTGCAGGTGCAGTGGCCCGTCGGCATCAAGGTGGCGTCCTATCCGCAGCGATTGCCCGACCTGTACCGCGGTGAGCCGGTGCGACTGGTTGCCCGGGTCGAAGGTAGCGCACTGGGTAACGATGCCAGCGGTGAAGTGGTGGTGAGCGGACGTCTTGCCGGCAAGCGCTTCTCGCGCACACTCTCCCTCAGTCAATTGACCGTGGAGGCGTCCGGCAAGGGCATCGGCAGTTTGTGGGCGCGGGAAAAGATTGCGGCACTGCGCGATGCACAGCGCGAGCGCGGGCCGCTGAATGATCCCGAGGCGGTGGATCCGCTGCGCGAGCAGATCCTCGGCCTGGCGCTGGGTTATCAACTGACCAGTCCCTACACGAGCTTCGTTGCCGTGGAAGAAACGCCGGTGCGCCCCCGTTCGGAAACCCTGCGTTCGAGCCCGGTGCCCAATGCCGTTGCTCACGGTCAGGTGCTGCAGTCGTTTAGTTACCCTGCTACTGCAACCGGCGTATATGGGCAAATGATGCTCGCCGCGGCGCTGCTGGCACTGGGTGGTTTGCTGCGCACGCTGCGGCGGGGGCCGCAGGTGGCCGCGCGGGTGCTGGGGCACTGGCGGGCGTTGCGCCGGGCGAGGGCTGCGGTGGAACGCGGGGTGCGTCGCTGGCTGCGCAAGGTAATCCCCGATCTGCGTCGCGGCAAACGGGGGATGCCATGA
- a CDS encoding class GN sortase: MRRPKTLASCASVLCIALGLWQLGGGAWILLKAEVAQYLISDAWQRQLASGEVQKPWPWADTWPVAQLQLGAEKPLAVLQGTSGQALAFGPGLLNGSGEPGNLDEPRTTVIAAHRDTHFRNLAVLKPGALIQLQDRAGRWHSFRVRGARVVDSEAEPLPVIDTPGLLLVTCYPFDAVDASGPLRYLVYADYLRPESTVQL, encoded by the coding sequence ATGAGACGCCCGAAAACGCTCGCTTCCTGTGCCTCTGTGCTGTGTATCGCCCTTGGCCTGTGGCAACTTGGGGGTGGCGCCTGGATACTGTTGAAGGCAGAGGTGGCGCAATACCTGATTAGCGATGCCTGGCAGCGCCAGCTCGCCAGCGGCGAGGTGCAAAAACCGTGGCCCTGGGCGGATACCTGGCCGGTGGCACAGTTGCAGCTGGGGGCGGAAAAGCCACTGGCGGTGTTACAGGGCACCAGTGGCCAGGCACTGGCCTTTGGCCCCGGTTTGCTCAACGGTTCGGGGGAGCCCGGCAATCTGGACGAACCGCGCACCACGGTGATTGCCGCGCACCGGGATACCCATTTCCGCAATCTGGCCGTGCTGAAGCCGGGTGCGCTGATTCAGTTGCAGGACCGGGCGGGACGCTGGCACAGCTTTCGGGTGCGTGGCGCGCGGGTGGTCGACAGCGAAGCAGAGCCATTGCCGGTGATCGATACGCCCGGGCTGCTGCTGGTCACCTGTTATCCGTTTGATGCGGTCGATGCGAGTGGGCCCCTGCGCTACCTTGTTTATGCCGACTATCTGCGTCCGGAATCTACGGTGCAGCTGTAA
- the aceE gene encoding pyruvate dehydrogenase (acetyl-transferring), homodimeric type, with amino-acid sequence MHEETDIQETQEWLDALQAVIRHSGKERAAFLIKQLSDRATNTGVQLPAAITTPYRNTIPADAEKRMPGDLFMERRIRSLIRWNALAMVVRANSNSDSLGGHIASFSSAATLYDVAFNYFFRGNEGEERGDLIFFQGHSAPGIYARSYLEGRFDEEQLDNFRREVNGKGLSSYPHPWLMPEYWQFPTVSMGLGPIQAIYQAHIMRYLSARGLSPRGDRKVWAFLGDGECDEPESLGAIALAGREKLENLVFVVNCNLQRLDGPVRGNGKIVQELEGVFRGAGWNVIKVLWGRLWDPLFEKDEKGLLQKVMDETVDGEMQNFKANGGAYTREHFFGKYPELKEMVKDFSDDEIMKLNRGGHDPYKVYAAYAEAMASKGKPTVILAQTVKGYGLGAAGEAAMDTHNVKKMDTEALKRFRDRFAIPITDKEIEEVPYYRPSPDSPEMKYMAERRKALGGPVPSRTTDVAKLEIPELDAFSALTKGSGDREISTTMAFVRALSVLVKDKKMGKNVAPIVPDEARTFGMEGLFRQLGIYSSQGQKYTPVDHGQIMYYKEDKKGQVLEEGINEAGAMSAWMALATAYSNHGVPMVPFYIYYSMFGFQRIGDLAWAAGDMQARGFLIGATAGRTTLNGEGLQHQDGHSHVLSATIPNCKSYDPAYGYDLAVIMRQGLKEMYEEQKNLFYYVTIENENYLQPEMPQGVEEGIIRGIYKLDNNCRKPGKGKAAKKHVQLIGAGSILREVLAAADILADQFGVTSDVWNLTSATEAAREGQDVARWNMLHPAEAPRKSWIGEQFEGNQTPVVISTDYIRSYVEPLREFIDGDVIALGTDGFGRSDSREQLRRFFEVNRNYVTIAALKGLADQGVIEASEVADAIKKLNIDPEKVNPRLV; translated from the coding sequence ATGCACGAAGAAACCGACATTCAGGAAACGCAGGAATGGCTGGACGCGCTGCAGGCGGTCATCCGCCACAGCGGCAAGGAACGCGCTGCGTTCCTGATCAAGCAGCTGTCTGACCGCGCCACTAACACCGGCGTACAGCTGCCGGCTGCCATCACCACGCCGTACCGCAACACCATTCCGGCGGACGCGGAAAAGCGCATGCCGGGTGACCTGTTCATGGAGCGTCGAATCCGCTCCCTGATCCGCTGGAACGCACTGGCCATGGTGGTGCGCGCCAACTCCAACAGCGACAGCCTCGGCGGCCACATCGCCAGCTTCTCATCCGCCGCCACCCTGTACGACGTTGCGTTTAACTATTTCTTCCGCGGTAACGAGGGTGAAGAGCGCGGCGACCTGATTTTCTTCCAGGGCCACAGCGCGCCGGGCATCTACGCCCGCTCCTACCTGGAAGGCCGCTTCGACGAAGAGCAGCTGGACAACTTCCGCCGCGAAGTGAACGGCAAGGGCCTTTCTTCTTATCCGCACCCCTGGCTGATGCCGGAATACTGGCAGTTCCCCACCGTCTCCATGGGCCTGGGCCCGATCCAGGCGATCTACCAGGCGCACATCATGCGCTACCTGTCTGCCCGTGGCCTGTCGCCGCGCGGCGATCGCAAGGTGTGGGCATTCCTGGGCGACGGCGAGTGTGACGAGCCGGAATCCCTGGGCGCCATCGCCCTGGCGGGCCGCGAGAAGCTGGAAAACCTGGTATTCGTGGTCAACTGTAACCTGCAGCGCCTGGACGGCCCGGTGCGTGGCAACGGCAAAATCGTGCAGGAGCTGGAAGGCGTATTCCGCGGTGCCGGCTGGAACGTGATCAAGGTCCTGTGGGGCCGCCTGTGGGATCCGCTGTTCGAGAAAGACGAAAAAGGCCTGCTGCAGAAAGTCATGGACGAGACCGTCGATGGCGAGATGCAGAACTTCAAAGCCAACGGCGGCGCCTATACCCGCGAGCATTTCTTCGGCAAATACCCGGAACTCAAGGAGATGGTCAAGGACTTCTCCGACGACGAGATCATGAAGCTCAACCGTGGCGGCCACGACCCGTACAAGGTCTATGCAGCGTACGCCGAAGCCATGGCGAGCAAGGGCAAGCCCACCGTGATTCTGGCGCAGACTGTAAAAGGCTACGGCCTGGGTGCTGCCGGTGAAGCGGCGATGGACACCCACAACGTGAAGAAGATGGACACCGAGGCGCTGAAGCGCTTCCGCGACCGCTTCGCGATTCCGATTACCGACAAGGAAATCGAAGAAGTCCCTTACTACCGTCCGTCTCCGGACAGCCCGGAAATGAAGTACATGGCGGAGCGTCGCAAGGCGCTGGGTGGCCCGGTACCATCCCGCACCACCGACGTGGCCAAGCTGGAAATTCCCGAGCTGGATGCCTTCAGTGCCCTGACCAAAGGCTCCGGTGACCGCGAAATTTCCACCACCATGGCATTCGTGCGCGCACTGTCTGTGCTGGTGAAAGACAAGAAGATGGGCAAGAACGTGGCGCCCATCGTGCCGGACGAAGCCCGTACCTTCGGTATGGAAGGCCTGTTCCGTCAGCTGGGTATCTACTCGTCCCAGGGCCAGAAATACACCCCGGTCGATCACGGCCAGATCATGTATTACAAGGAAGACAAGAAGGGCCAGGTGCTGGAAGAGGGCATCAACGAAGCCGGTGCCATGTCCGCATGGATGGCGCTGGCCACCGCCTACAGCAACCACGGCGTGCCGATGGTGCCGTTCTACATCTATTACTCCATGTTCGGCTTCCAGCGCATCGGCGACCTGGCCTGGGCGGCGGGCGACATGCAGGCGCGCGGCTTCCTGATCGGTGCCACCGCTGGCCGTACCACCCTGAACGGTGAAGGCCTGCAGCACCAGGACGGCCACAGCCACGTGCTGTCTGCCACCATCCCGAACTGTAAGAGCTACGACCCGGCCTACGGCTACGACCTGGCCGTGATCATGCGCCAGGGTCTGAAGGAGATGTACGAAGAGCAGAAAAACCTGTTCTATTACGTCACCATCGAGAACGAAAACTACCTGCAGCCGGAAATGCCGCAGGGCGTTGAAGAAGGCATCATTCGCGGTATCTACAAGCTGGACAACAACTGTCGCAAGCCGGGCAAAGGCAAGGCCGCGAAGAAGCACGTACAGCTGATCGGCGCCGGTTCTATCCTGCGCGAAGTGCTGGCGGCAGCAGACATTCTCGCCGACCAGTTCGGTGTCACCTCTGACGTGTGGAACCTGACCTCCGCCACCGAAGCGGCCCGCGAAGGCCAGGACGTGGCGCGCTGGAACATGCTGCACCCCGCTGAAGCACCGCGCAAATCCTGGATTGGCGAGCAGTTCGAAGGTAACCAGACCCCCGTGGTGATCTCCACCGATTACATCCGCTCTTATGTAGAGCCGCTGCGCGAGTTTATCGACGGTGACGTGATTGCGCTGGGCACCGACGGCTTCGGTCGTTCCGACAGCCGCGAACAGCTGCGTCGCTTCTTCGAAGTGAACCGCAACTACGTGACGATTGCCGCGCTTAAAGGCCTGGCAGACCAGGGCGTGATCGAGGCGAGCGAGGTGGCTGACGCCATCAAGAAGCTGAACATTGACCCGGAAAAAGTAAATCCGCGTCTGGTCTAA
- the aceF gene encoding dihydrolipoyllysine-residue acetyltransferase yields MAKQVIKVPDLGGADQVDVIEIAVAVGDTVAEEDALIVVEGDKASMDVPAPFSGKILSLSVKEGDKVSEGDVIGEMETDAAGDDADSGAAEEAAPAPAAEPAPAPAAESAAAPAPAGEEKEEEIKVPDLGGADAVDVIEISVSAGDSVEEGDALIVVEGDKASMDVPSSATGTIVSISVKEGDKVSTGDVIGVIKTSAGAGAAPAPAPAAEASAPAPAAAPVSEAEAPQQAPKRDPHVERDHTPSAEVYAGPAVRKLARELGVTLNKVKPSGPRGRVTKDDLHAYIKEQVKKAESGAAGGVGGSIGIAPMPEIDFSQFGPVTTEPMSKIHKLTAANMSRNWLNVPHVTQFDDADITELEDFRKAMKAEAEKRGVKLTPVPFLLKAAAAALREVPSFNVSLHNDGEHIVKKDYVHIGMAVDTPKGLMVPVIRDVDKKGLYELAEEATAMAIAARDGKLKPRDMQGACFTISSLGAIGGTGFTPIVNAPEVGILGVSKLAIRPEWNGKEFVPRKMLPLALSYDHRAVNGGDAGRFLTYLAGVLADVRKLLL; encoded by the coding sequence ATGGCAAAACAAGTCATTAAAGTGCCTGATCTCGGCGGCGCCGATCAGGTAGATGTCATTGAAATCGCCGTTGCCGTGGGCGACACGGTGGCGGAAGAGGATGCGCTGATTGTGGTGGAGGGTGATAAGGCCTCCATGGATGTGCCCGCACCGTTTTCCGGCAAGATCCTGAGCCTCTCCGTTAAGGAAGGTGACAAGGTCTCCGAAGGCGACGTGATCGGTGAAATGGAAACCGACGCGGCAGGCGACGACGCAGATAGCGGCGCGGCGGAAGAAGCTGCGCCCGCTCCGGCGGCTGAGCCTGCTCCGGCACCCGCCGCGGAATCAGCGGCTGCACCGGCGCCTGCCGGCGAAGAGAAGGAAGAAGAAATCAAGGTTCCCGACCTCGGCGGTGCCGATGCGGTGGACGTGATTGAAATCTCCGTTTCCGCCGGCGACAGCGTGGAAGAGGGCGATGCCCTGATCGTGGTGGAAGGCGACAAGGCGTCCATGGACGTGCCGTCTTCCGCAACCGGCACCATCGTGTCTATTTCCGTGAAGGAAGGCGACAAGGTGTCCACCGGCGATGTGATCGGCGTGATCAAGACCTCTGCTGGCGCTGGTGCGGCTCCCGCACCGGCGCCTGCGGCAGAAGCATCCGCGCCCGCTCCGGCGGCAGCGCCGGTCAGTGAGGCCGAAGCGCCTCAGCAAGCACCGAAGCGTGATCCACACGTGGAGCGCGATCACACGCCGTCCGCGGAAGTGTACGCCGGCCCCGCGGTGCGCAAACTGGCGCGGGAACTGGGTGTGACCCTGAACAAGGTCAAGCCCTCCGGTCCCCGCGGTCGTGTGACCAAGGATGACCTGCACGCCTACATCAAGGAGCAGGTGAAGAAGGCCGAGAGCGGCGCCGCTGGTGGCGTCGGTGGCAGCATTGGCATCGCGCCGATGCCGGAAATCGACTTCAGCCAGTTTGGCCCGGTCACCACCGAGCCCATGAGCAAGATCCACAAGCTCACCGCGGCCAACATGTCCCGCAACTGGCTGAACGTGCCCCACGTGACCCAGTTCGACGACGCCGACATCACCGAGCTGGAAGATTTCCGCAAGGCGATGAAAGCGGAAGCCGAAAAGCGTGGCGTGAAGCTGACGCCGGTGCCATTCCTGCTGAAAGCCGCGGCGGCCGCCCTGCGCGAAGTGCCGAGCTTCAACGTATCCCTGCACAACGATGGCGAGCACATTGTTAAAAAGGACTACGTACACATCGGTATGGCGGTGGATACGCCTAAGGGCCTGATGGTTCCGGTGATCCGCGACGTGGATAAGAAAGGCCTGTACGAACTGGCAGAAGAAGCTACCGCCATGGCCATCGCGGCCCGCGACGGCAAGCTGAAACCCCGCGATATGCAGGGTGCCTGCTTCACCATCTCCAGCCTCGGCGCCATCGGTGGCACCGGTTTTACCCCGATCGTCAATGCGCCGGAAGTGGGTATCCTCGGTGTTTCCAAGCTGGCGATCCGCCCGGAGTGGAACGGCAAGGAGTTCGTACCGCGCAAGATGCTGCCGCTGGCACTGTCTTACGATCACCGCGCCGTGAACGGTGGCGATGCCGGTCGTTTCCTGACCTACCTGGCTGGCGTGCTGGCCGACGTGCGCAAGCTGCTGCTGTAA
- a CDS encoding sensor histidine kinase: MPRSPTPKTSLEGKLFGVVMLAVALGISIPFGLLHFGAGPALAWSAGLLLALVLSFLLLRPFTHNLNRALETLEGGLLNFRDGDFSISLALNRNDQLGQLAELYNEVGEILRRERAHIHQRELLLDTVIQSSPLALLLIDHSEHIIYANTSARHLLHQGKPLQGHRLETILPRCPPELAQAIEQKQNGLTSYLDGDVSQTLHISNSTFVLNSQKHRLILLREMTRELTRAEVQVWKKVIRLISHELNNSLAPISSMAHSGKLLSEKIDSQQLAGVFDVIADRCRHLTEFTQGYARFAKLPPPVCEQVEWSTLVKQLQPLHPFRLEGELPLRPGYFDPAQIEQALLNLLKNASESGSAEEDITLEIETDAHGQLLTVADRGSGMSDKVIQQALLPFYSTKPQGVGLGLALCREIADAHGGQIRLHNRSEGGLQVNLWLPWPENL; the protein is encoded by the coding sequence ATGCCCCGCAGCCCGACTCCGAAAACCTCCCTGGAGGGCAAACTGTTTGGTGTGGTGATGCTCGCTGTGGCCCTGGGCATAAGTATTCCCTTCGGCCTGCTGCACTTCGGCGCCGGCCCTGCACTGGCGTGGAGTGCCGGGCTACTACTGGCACTGGTGCTGTCGTTTTTGTTGTTGCGCCCGTTCACCCACAATCTGAACCGCGCACTGGAAACCCTTGAGGGCGGCCTGCTGAATTTTCGCGACGGTGACTTTTCCATCTCCCTGGCACTGAACCGCAACGATCAGCTGGGCCAGCTAGCGGAGCTCTACAACGAGGTGGGAGAAATACTGCGGCGCGAACGGGCCCATATTCACCAGCGGGAACTGTTGCTGGATACGGTCATCCAGAGTTCGCCGCTGGCTCTACTGCTGATCGATCACAGCGAACACATCATTTACGCCAACACCAGCGCGCGCCACCTGCTCCACCAGGGCAAGCCCCTGCAGGGACATCGGCTGGAAACGATTCTTCCCCGCTGTCCTCCCGAGCTGGCTCAGGCCATCGAGCAAAAACAGAACGGGCTCACCAGCTATCTGGACGGCGACGTCAGCCAGACACTGCACATCAGCAACAGCACCTTTGTGCTCAACTCACAGAAGCACCGCTTGATCCTGCTGCGGGAAATGACCCGTGAACTGACACGCGCCGAAGTACAGGTGTGGAAAAAGGTGATTCGCCTGATCAGCCACGAGCTGAACAACTCCTTGGCCCCCATCTCCTCCATGGCCCACAGCGGCAAACTGTTATCGGAAAAAATCGACTCGCAGCAACTGGCCGGTGTGTTTGATGTGATTGCCGATCGCTGTCGCCACCTCACCGAATTTACCCAGGGCTACGCACGCTTCGCCAAACTGCCGCCACCGGTCTGCGAGCAGGTAGAGTGGTCCACCCTGGTCAAGCAGCTGCAGCCACTACACCCCTTCCGGCTGGAGGGTGAACTCCCCCTGCGCCCGGGTTACTTCGACCCGGCGCAAATCGAGCAGGCGCTGTTAAATCTGCTGAAAAATGCCAGCGAGTCCGGTAGTGCGGAAGAGGACATTACCCTGGAGATTGAAACCGACGCCCACGGCCAGCTGCTCACCGTGGCTGACCGCGGCAGTGGTATGAGTGACAAGGTAATACAGCAGGCGCTATTGCCGTTCTATTCCACCAAGCCCCAGGGCGTCGGCCTGGGGCTGGCTCTGTGCCGGGAAATTGCCGATGCTCATGGCGGGCAGATCCGGCTGCACAACCGCAGTGAGGGCGGCCTTCAGGTCAACCTCTGGCTACCGTGGCCTGAAAACCTCTGA
- a CDS encoding sigma-54-dependent transcriptional regulator: MDKVLIIDDNTSIISALSLLLSLHDIQTLSAITPQAGLQLLRENPDISLVIQDMNFTTDTTSGEEGRALFFALRELQPDIPVILLTAWTQLEMAVELVKAGAADYVGKPWDDNKLVATIKNLMELHDLQQQQRQSQSRAQQARDQLKQQFDLQEIVYRSQSVQTLLEMATQVAHSDVPVLITGPNGAGKEKIADIVQINSSVKDGPYIKVNVGALPEELMEAELFGAEAGAYTGSGNQVRQGRFEAADGGTLFLDEIGELSASGQVKLLRVLQTGEFQRLGSSQTRKVRVRFISATNSNLQQMISDGRFRQDLFYRLNVIELKLPALSERPEDILPLARSFLAATGKHLAPQAQQRLMRYSWPGNVRELQNVMQRAAVLTRGDTIEESTLALPEEAQLKVPDHNFEPSRELLEQTLANCNGIIAQAARELGLSRQALYRRLDKYGIPY, encoded by the coding sequence TTGGACAAAGTACTGATCATCGACGACAACACCAGCATCATCTCTGCGCTTTCCCTGTTGTTGTCCCTTCATGATATCCAGACGCTCTCCGCCATCACTCCCCAGGCGGGATTACAACTGTTGCGGGAAAACCCGGATATCAGTCTTGTCATTCAGGATATGAACTTCACCACCGACACCACTTCCGGTGAAGAAGGTCGCGCACTGTTTTTTGCGCTGCGCGAGCTGCAGCCCGACATTCCCGTGATACTGCTTACCGCCTGGACCCAGCTGGAAATGGCCGTCGAGCTGGTCAAGGCCGGTGCCGCGGATTACGTGGGCAAACCCTGGGACGATAACAAGCTGGTTGCCACCATCAAGAACCTGATGGAGCTGCACGACCTGCAACAGCAGCAGCGCCAGTCCCAGAGTCGCGCGCAGCAGGCACGAGACCAACTGAAACAACAGTTCGACCTGCAGGAGATCGTCTACCGCAGTCAGAGCGTGCAGACATTACTGGAAATGGCTACCCAGGTGGCCCACTCCGACGTGCCGGTATTAATCACTGGCCCCAACGGCGCGGGCAAAGAAAAGATTGCAGATATTGTCCAGATCAACTCCAGTGTGAAGGATGGCCCCTATATCAAAGTCAATGTCGGTGCCCTGCCGGAAGAGCTGATGGAAGCGGAACTGTTCGGCGCAGAGGCCGGAGCCTATACCGGGTCCGGTAACCAGGTCCGCCAGGGTAGATTCGAAGCCGCCGATGGCGGCACCCTGTTTCTCGACGAAATCGGTGAACTCTCGGCCAGTGGCCAGGTGAAGTTACTGCGCGTCCTGCAAACCGGCGAGTTCCAGCGTCTTGGCAGCAGCCAGACCCGCAAGGTCCGCGTGCGGTTCATCAGTGCGACCAACAGCAATCTGCAGCAAATGATCAGTGACGGCCGCTTCCGCCAGGACCTGTTCTACCGGTTGAACGTGATCGAGCTGAAGCTGCCGGCATTGAGCGAACGGCCGGAAGATATTCTGCCCCTGGCCCGCAGCTTCCTCGCGGCAACCGGCAAACACCTCGCGCCGCAGGCCCAGCAACGCCTGATGCGCTACAGCTGGCCCGGCAACGTGCGCGAATTACAGAATGTCATGCAGCGTGCCGCCGTCCTCACCCGGGGAGACACCATCGAGGAGTCGACGCTGGCACTGCCGGAAGAGGCACAACTGAAGGTCCCGGACCACAACTTCGAACCCAGCCGGGAACTGCTGGAGCAGACATTGGCCAACTGCAACGGCATCATCGCCCAGGCCGCACGTGAGCTGGGTCTGAGTCGCCAGGCACTGTACCGCCGCCTGGATAAATACGGAATTCCCTACTAA